AGGACGAGGGCAGCCAGCTGCTGGGCCTGCTGGTCGGAGCCCGCCGCGGGGAAATGGTGGTGGATTTCTGCGCCGGTGCCGGCGGCAAGACCCTGCACCTGGGCGCAATGATGGCCTCGCGCGGCCGGCTGTACGCCTTTGACGTGTCGGAAAAGCGCCTCGCCAACCTCAAGCCGCGGCTGGCGCGTTCGGGCCTGTCCAACGTGACGCCGCAGCTGATCCAGAACGAAAACGACAGCAAGATCAAGCGCCTCGCCGGCAAGGTGGACCGCGTACTGGTCGACGCTCCGTGCTCGGGACTGGGCACGCTGCGCCGCAACCCGGACCTCAAGTTCCGCCAGTCGCCGGCCAGCATCGCCGAGCTGAACAAGACCCAGGCCAGCATCCTGGCGCGGGCAGCCCAGCTGGTGAAACCGGGCGGCCGTCTGGTCTACGCCACCTGCTCGGTCCTGCCGGCGGAAAACGATGCCATCGTCGATGCTTTCCTGGCGGCCCATCCGGAATTCAGCGAAACGCCGGTCAACACGCTGCTGGAACAGGCCGGCGTGGCGCTGGACACCGGCAGCCGCCTGCGGCTGCTGCCGGGCGTGCACAGCACCGACGGCTTTTTTGCGGCCGTGCTGACGCGTACGCCACCGGTGGATGAGCAGGAAGTGGATGAACAGGAAAACGAACCGGCCGAAGCCTTTGAAACCGCTGGTCCGACCGACGAATCCGAGTGATTGCCAAAATGCGACACGCATTTGCATTGGCGGATTCAATAGGTCTAAATTTCATACCAATTAGACCGACTGAAGCCTCCTGATGCAGCGCAATTTCCTCCCCGACTGGTTTACGCACCCGACCAAGCGTCGTGCCCGGCGGGTCAACCGCCGTGTACGGGCGTTCTACCTGTCGCGGGCGCTGACGCGCCAGCGGCTGGCCCTGTGGGGAGGTGCCCTGCTGGTGGGGCTGGCCGGTGTCGTGCTGACCTGGGGCAGCAAACTCGCCAGTCTGGGGACGCAGGCGGCCTACGCGCTGTCGCCGTGGTGGATGCTGGTGTGGACGCCGCTGATGTTCATGCTGTCGCTGCTGATCGTGCAGGTCTGCGCTCCCGGTGCGGCTGGCGGCGGCATCGCCCAGACCATTGCCACGCTGGAGCGGCGCGGCGCCTTCTTGCGCGAGCGCTTTTTGACCTTCAGGGTGGCGGTGGTCAAGGTGCTGGCCACCCTGACCGGCATCAGTGCCGGTGGCACCTTCGGCTACGAGGGACCGATCATCCAGATCGGGGCGGCCCTGACGCACTCGCTCGGGCGCAGGCTCGGCATCCACAGCGAAAACGCCATCCGCACCACCATTCTGGCCGGGGGAGCGGCCAGTGTGGCAGCGGCATTCAACACGCCACTGGCCGGTATCGTGTTTGCCATCGAGGAGATGGGCCGCAGCTTCGAGCCGCGGGCCAGCGGCATCATCCTGACCGCGGTAATCCTTGCCGGCCTGATCACCATGGCGGCATTCGGCAATTACGATTATTTCGGTACCACGGCCATCCATTTCCGGGCACTGGGCGGCTCGCAGCTGGCGGCCGTGCTGCTGACCGGCGTGATCTGCGGTGCGTTCGGTGCCCTGGCGGCGCGGGCGATGCTGGCGGTGTCGACCGGCAGCCGCAGCCGCCTGCTGGCCTGGCGCGGCCGCCAGCCGATGCTGTTCGCCGCGGTCTGCGGCGTGCTGATCGCCCTGATCGGCATTGCCACGCACGGCGAGTCCTTCGGCACCGGCTACAACGAGGCGCACCGGATCGTGACCGGCAATGCGCAAGGGCTGGAGTGGTTCGGCATCGTCAAGCTTTTCACCATGCTGGTATCGCAGATTTCCGGCGTGACCGGGGGGGTGCTGGCGCCGTCGCTCGCCATCGGTGCCGGCTTTGGCTACGACATCGGCCGCCTGCTGCCGGAGGTGCATCCGCAGGCGATGGCGCTCTTGGGCATGGTGGGTTTCTTTGCCGGTTTTTCGCGTTCGCCGCTGACCGGACTGGTGGTGGTGATGGAAATGACCGAGTCGCCGTCGATGATCGTGCCACTGATGGTGACGGCACTGATCGCCAGCGGCGTGTCGCGCCAGTTCAACCGCAAGAGCCTGTACGAGGCGCAGGCGCAGCTGCTGCTGTCGGCACTGGTGCCACCCCCGGCAACGCGCAAGGACAATTGACCCATCAGGCATGCCGACCTAGAATCCGACCGTTTCAGTCAACTTTATCGCGAGAGAGCCGTCATGCGCGACGTCACCGCCGAAATCCGCCAGCAGATCACCGACAATCCGGTTGTGCTTTACATGAAGGGCTCGGCCCAGTTTCCGCAATGCGGCTTCTCGGCCCGGGCGGTGCAGATCCTCAAGGCCTGTGGCGTTGACCGCCCGGTGACCTTCAACGTGCTGGAAGATCCGGAGATCCGCCAGGGCATCAAGGACTTTTCCGGCTGGCCGACCATTCCGCAGCTGTACATCAAGGGTGAATTCATCGGCGGCTCGGACATCATGACCGAGATGTTCCAGTCGGGCGAACTGCAGCCACTGGTGGCCGAGGCACTGGCCGGGCATTAAAACGTCCGTCACAATATTCGCTCGGCATAACTTTTTGTGACTACAATTCGCCCCCGAGCCTGAAACATGATTACTCCGACCCGGCAGCGCTAACGCTGCCGTCGTCACATCCGGGGCAAGGAAAATGAATCTCACCGTCGTCAATCATCCGTTGGTGCAGCACAAGCTGGGTCTGCTGCGCGAAGGCGACATCAGCACCAACAAGTTCCGTACCATCACCCACGAACTCGCCCGCCTGCTGGCTTATGAAGCCACCCGCGACTTCGAACTGGAGCCGATCACCATCGACGGCTGGTGCGGCAAGATCGAAGTCCAGCAGATCAAGGGCAAGAAAGTCACGGTCGTGCCGATCCTGCGCGCCGGTCTGGGCATGCTCGACGGCGTGCTCGACCTCGTGCCGTCAGCCAAGATCAGCGTGGTCGGCCTCTACCGCAACGAAGAAACGCTGGAACCGGTACCGTACTTCGACAAATTCGTTGACTCTCTTGACGAGCGCATCGCCCTCATCATCGACCCGATGCTCGCCACCGGCGGCTCGATGGTGGCCACCATCGACCTCCTGAAGCGCAAGGGCTGCAAGTCGATCCGGGCCATCGTGATGGTGGCGGCTCCCGAGGGCATCAAGGTCGTCAACGAAGCCCACCCGGACGTGCCGGTGTTTACCGCTTCGCTCGACAGCCACCTGAACGAGCAGGGCTACATCATCCCGGGGCTGGGTGATGCCGGCGACAAGATTTTTGGCACCAAGCACAGCTAAGACCATGCGGGCCAATACACAGGACGATCCGGAACGGATCGTCCTTTTTTGCGAAAAAACCTGAATCCAGATTTTCATCAAAGGGGAAATATCCATGCTCAACCACCTCAAGCAGGCGGTCGCGGGCGCCCAGATCCTGTTTGTCGCCTTTGGCGCACTGGTGCTGGTGCCGCTGCTGACCGGCCTGAATCCGGCCATGGCACTTCTGGGAGCCGGCATCGGCACCCTGCTGTTCCAGCTGTGCACCGGCCGCAAGGTCCCGATCTTCCTTGGCTCTTCGTTCGCCTTCATCGCGCCGATCATCTATGCCACCCAGACCTGGGGCCTGCCGTCGACCATGTTCGGCCTGTTTGCCGCCGGCTTCATGTACTTCGTGTTTGCCGCGCTGGTGCGCTGGCGCGGGATGGATGCCGTCAACAAGCTGCTGCCGCCGGTGGTGATCGGCCCGGTCATCATGATCATCGGCCTGTCGGTCGCCACGGTGGCCAGCAGCATGGCCATGGGCCGCGCTGGTGGCGAACAGGTGATTCCGTACACTGACGCCCTCCTGCTGGCAGCCGTTTCGCTGGCCACCACGGTGATGGTGTCGATCTTCGCCCGCGGCATGTTCCGCCTGGTGCCGATCCTGGCCGGCGTGATCGTGGGCTATGTCGTGGCCGCCTTCATGGGACTGGTGGATTTCGGCAAGATCGCCAACGCACCGTGGTTTGCCGTGCCGCATTTCGTGACGCCGGAAGTGAACTGGGCTGCTGCCCTGTTCATGCTGCCGGTGGCGATTGCCCCGGCCATCGAGCACATCGGCGGCGTGATGGCGATTTCCGGCGTGACCGGCAAGGACTACACCAAGACGCCGGGCCTGCACCGCACGCTGGCCGGTGACGGCCTGGGCGTCTGCGTGGCCGGCCTGATCGGCGGCCCGCCGGTAACCACCTATGCCGAAGTAACCGGCGCGGTGATGATCACCCGCAACTTCAACCCGGTGGTGATGACCTGGGCTGCCGTCTTCGCCATCTGCATGGCGTTCTTCGGCAAGTTCAACGCCCTGTTGCAGTCGATCCCGATGCCGGTGATGGGCGGCATCATGGTGCTGCTGTTCGGTACCATCGCCTCGATCGGCCTCAAGACCCTGATCGAAGCCAAGACCGACCTGATGGCACCGAAAAACCTGGTCATCGTGTCGGTGGTGCTGACTGCCGGCATCGGCGCGCTGGAACTCAAGCTCGGTTCGTTCACCCTCGTGGGGGTCGGCCTGTGCTCGATCCTCGCCATCGTGCTCAACTGGATCCTGCCGCAAGGCAAACACCATGACGGCATTGCCGAAGGCCAGGACGTCTGACCCTCCGCGCCTTCCGCACACGCGCCGCACGCCCTGTCGTGCGGCTTTTTTTGTTCGTCAAGCCCGGATTCCGGCAAACTTGACTTGTTGCAGATGACATTCATTCTTGATAGCATTTGAGAATGGATATCAAGTCATCCCCTGCCGCCACCGCCGGCACCCTGCTTTTGCACGGCGCGCTGTTGTTGGCCCTGTGGCAAACCGCCACCAGCCGCATCACGGCAGCACCGGCCATGCCGCAGGCAACCCAGGTCGAACTGCTGTCCCTGGATACGCCGGAGCCGGCACCCGCAGCGAGTGTGCCGGCTCCGGCACCTGCCACACCGCAAAAACCGGCTACCAGCCGCACGCAGGCAGCGGCCACCCCATCCCGTCCGGAAAACCGTCCACGCAGCCATGCGGCACAAGACACCGCAGCTTCACCGGTACCGGCCGAAAGCAGCAGCAGCCCCCACACATCCGCGCCGGCCACCTCTTCCGCACCGGCAGCACCGGGCAGCCAGCGTGGCACTACTGACGGCAGCGCACATGAAGCACCGCCTTCTTTTACTGCCGATTATCTGGCCAACCCGGCACCGGCCTACCCGCCGCTGTCACAGGAACTGGGCGAAAGCGGCCAAGTCCGCCTGCGGGTAGCCGTAGATGCCAGCGGTGCCCCCAGCCAGGTCGAAATTGCCGAATCCAGCGGCTTCACCCGGCTGGACCGCGCCGCCCTGTCGGCCGTCAAGCGCTGGCGCTTTGTTCCGGCCCGCCGGGGCAGCGAAGCCGTCGCCGGCCGCGTCATCGTCCCCATTCACTTCAATCTCAAGACACTACAAGGGTAAGTTTTCATGGATGTCAGTCTGGTTATGCAACAGGGCGATGCGGTCCTGATCGGGGTGTTTGCCCTGCTACTGGCCATGTCGCTGGGCAGCTGGTGGCTGATCCTCCAGCGCAGCCTCGTACTGGCCTGCCTGAGCCGGCAGGCACGCCAGTGGAGCCGGCAGTTCTGGGCCGCCGACAGCCTCGACAGCGCCCGCGGCCAGCTCGGCTCCCCGCTGCCGCATGCCCGCATCGCCACCGCCGGCCTCGAAGGACTCGACCATTACCGCCAGCACGCCCAGCGTTCGCTGGGTGCCGCCTGCGGACTGGACGAATTCCTGGTACGCACCATCCGCATGGCCCTGTCGCGCGAAACCGGACGGCTGGAATCCGGCCTGACCTGGCTGGCCACCGTCGGCTCTATCGCCCCGTTTGTCGGCCTCTTCGGCACGGTCTGGGGGATTTACCATGCACTGGTCGGCATTGCGGCCGAAGGACAGGTCTCGATCGGCACGGTATCCGGCCCGATCGGCGAAGCCCTGGTAGCCACTGCCGCCGGCCTTTTTGCCGCCATTCCGGCCGTCGTGGCCTACAACGCCTTCACCCGCGTCAACCGCGTGCTGTCACAGGACATGGACAGCTTTGCCCACGACCTGCACGCCCAGTTGCTGACCGTTGCCGGAGGCGAACATGGCCTTCGGTAGTTTCAGCCGCGACAGCCACGCGCCGATGGCCGAGATCAATACCACGCCGCTGGTGGACGTCATGCTGGTGCTGCTGGTGGTGTTCATCGTCACCGCCCCCCTGCTGACCCACTCGGTGGCCGTGGCCCTGCCCCGCGCCAGTGCCGAACAGCATGTCGACCGGCCGGAAGCCATCCGCCTGACCCTCGACACCACCGGCCAGCTGTTCTGGAACGACGCCCCGCTGGAGCTGGACGCCCTGCCCGAACGCCTGCGCGCCAGTGTAGCCGTCACGCCGGACGTATCCGTCCAGCTGCGCGCCGACCGCGACACCCGCTACGACACCGTGGCGCAGGTCATGGCGGCGGCCCGCAGCGCCGGTGTCGAACGCCTGGGCTTCATCACCGAAGCCCGCTAGCCCCGCTCCGGTGCCCCCGTCGGCCGCCTGTTACCGGGCGGCCCTTTTTTGCCATGCCGCCAAGGCAGGAGTTCCCATGTCCTGTTGAAGCCCACGGGCAGGATGCCCGTTTGATGCCCGTTTCCGGTTCCCGTCTGCAAACCCGCCCTAGCGAGTCTTTAAAACAATGAAATTCCTCAAGGAATCCCCGGCCATCCGCTCCATGGCCCGCCTGCCTGCCCACGCCACGGTCGCCTGCGCACTGGCCGGTACACCATTACTGTCGCTGGCCGAGACCCCGGCCGGCGACACCGTGCTGGCACCGGTCAAGGTCACCGGCCAGCGCACCGACAATCCCGACTACGGCAGCAGTCTGACCAGCGTCGGCAAGATGCCGATGGCCCAGCGCGACATCCCGCAGTCCACCACCGTCATCACCCGCCAGCTGATGGACGACCAGCAGGACACCACCCTGCGTGAAGCCCTGCGCAACGTCAGCGGGCTCACCATCAATGCCGGTGAGGGCGGTGCCAGTGGCGACAGCTTCACCCTGCGCGGCTACTCGGTCGCCACCGACCTGTTCCTAGACGGCGTGCGCGATGCCGGCCAGTACAGCCGCGATACCTTCAACTACGAGCGCGTCGACATCCTGCGCGGCGCCACGTCGATGCTGTACGGCCGCGGCTCGACCGGCGGCGTCATCAACCAGGTGAGCAAGTCGGCCCACCTTGGCGACCGCAGCGACCTGGAGCTGAGCGTCGGCACCGACGACTATTACCGCTCCACTGTCGACCTCAACCGCCAGACCGGCGACAACAGCGCCGTACGCCTGAACCTGATGGGACAAAAATCCGACAGCTGGCGCGACGGCCCGGAATTCAACCGCTTTGGCGTGGCGCCGACCTTCCGCTGGGGCATCGGCACACCGACCGAAGTCGAGCTGTCGTACTTTTACCTGAAGGAAAACAACGTCCCCGACTACGGCGTGCCGTACAACCCGGTCACCAAGGAACCGATCGACAAGCCCGGCACCTTCTACGGCCTGCCGGACTACGACTACGAAGACACCACCACCCAGATCGCCACGGCCACGGTCAAGCACCGCTTCAGCCCGACGGCCAGCATCAAGAACACCCTGCGCTACGGCCAGTACGAGCGCGACCTGATGCCCAGTGCACCACGGCTGAATGCGGCCGGTGCCCCGACCGACAACACGCCGATGAAGCTGGAACACAAGACCCGGCTGGGCGAGCTGGACATCTGGAGCAACCAGACCGACTTCAACTTCAAGCTCTTTACCGGCCCGCTGACCCACAACATCCTCACCGGCGCCGAAATCGGCCGTGAAACCTCGGACGTCACCAGCTGGCGGCACAAGAGCGGCGCCAACCTGACCGGCGGCACGGTCGGCAATCCCGACCACAACCTGCGGCCGTCCGACCCGACGCCGGTGATCACCGGCCAGACCGAGTTCACCGTCGACACGCTGGCGGTCTACCTGCAGGACATGATCGAATTCACGCCCGAATGGAAGCTGCTGCTCGGCGCCCGCTGGGACCGCTTTGACGGTGACTACACGCGCATGACCGTATCCGGCACCACGCCCGTCACCGAGCACTACACGCGCAAGGACAGCGTGCTGAGCTACCGCATCGGCCCCTTGTGGCAGCCGAGCGAATCACAGTCGTACTACGCAGCCTTCGGCACGTCGTTCAACCCGTCGGGCGAGGCCTATTCGCTGGACCCGAAGGGCAGTAACACGCCACCGGAAAAGAACCGCAACATCGAGATCGGCGCCAAATGGGACCTGCTGGACGGTGACCTGCTGCTGCGTACGGCCGTGTTCCGTACCGAAAAGACCAACGAGCGCAACACCGATACCGATGCCAGCCCGGACGAATACCTGCTGTCCGGTGCCCGCCGCACCGACGGGGTGGAATTCGAAATCGCCGGCCGGCTGACTGCCAACTGGCAGGTGTTTGCCGGTGCCGCCATCATGGACCCGAAAATCACCAGGGCCGTCGGCAACGATGCCTTCAAGGTCGGCCAGCGGCCGGAAAATGCTCCCAAACACACTTACAACCTGTGGACCACCTACAAGTTTGCCGAGGGCTGGAAAATCGGCGGCGGCCTGAATGCCGTCGGCCGGCGCTGGGCCCAGCCGACGCTGAGTGGTGCCAATTCGCTGCCGGGCTACATCCGCTGGGACGGCATGATCGGCTACGAAACCCGCAGCTGGGAAGCACAGCTCAATGTCTACAACCTGACCGACACCACCTGGTATGAAGGTCTGTACCGCGGTCACGCCGTACCCGGCACGGCCCGCTCGGCCCGCCTGACCGTCAATTTCAAACTGTAAGGCCCCGGCCGGCCGTCGCCCTGCGCTGACGGCCGGCCCCGGCTGCAAGGAACCGCCATGCTGCTGCACATTCCCCATGTCCTGACCCGTGAACAGGTTCGCGCCTGCCGCGCCCGACTTGATGCTGCCGACTGGGCCGACGGCCGCATCACCGCCGGCAGCCAGTCGGCACAGGTCAAGCGCAACCTGCAACTGCCGCAATCAAGCCCGGTAGCGCAGGAACTGTCGGCGCAGGTGGAGCAGACCCTGCGCCAGCACCCGCTGTTCTTTTCCGCCGCCCTGCCCAAACGGTTTTTTCCGCCGCTCTTTAACCGCTACGAAGGCGGCATGAACTTCGGCAACCATGTCGACAACGCCCTGCGCTACCTGCCCGGCACGACCGATGCCGTGCGTACTGACGTGTCGGCCACCCTGTTCCTGTCCGATCCGGACGAATACGACGGTGGCGAACTGGTCGTCGAGGACACCTACGGAGTGCACAGCGTCAAGCTGCCGGCGGGCGACATCGTGGTCTATCCCTCGACCAGCCTGCACCGGGTCGAGCCGGTCAGCCGCGGCGCGCGCGTGGCATCGTTCATGTGGATCCAGAGCCTGGTGCGCGAAGACGCACGGCGCACGCTACTCTTCGACATGGACATGAACATCCAGCGCCTGCGCGAGCGCCACGGCGACACCGAAGAACTGGTGGGGCTGACTTCGGCCTACCACAACCTCCTGCGGCTGTGGGCCGAGGTCTAGACCGGCCCGCGCACGGCCTGTTTCCGGGAGGACCAGCCATGCCAACCCGTATCGAACACGACAGCCTCGGCCCGGTGGAAATCGACTCCGGCCGGCTCTGGGGCTCACAGACCCAGCGGGCGCTGCTGCACTTTGACATCGGCACGGAGCGCCTGCCGGCAGACATGATCCGGGCCTACGCCCGCATCAAGCGCGCCTGCGCCATCGTCCACGGTGAAGCCGGCCGGCTGGACGCCGAACAGGCAGCCGCCATCGTCACCGTCTGCGACGAACTGCTGGCCGGCCGCTGGGACGACGAGTTTCCCCTCTCGGTCTGGAACAGCGGCAGCGGCACGCCGTTCAACATGAACGTCAACGAGGTGATCGCCAACCGCGCCAGCCAGCTGGCCGGCCAGCTCCCTGGCAGCCACCGGCCGCTGCATCCGAACGACCACGTCAATCTGGCCCAGTCCACCAACGACACCTTTCCCACCGCCATGCATCTGGCTGCCGCCACGCTGCTGGCCGGGCAGTTGCTGCCGGCGCTGGCCCGGCTGCACGATGTCGTGGCCACCAGGGCGGCGGAATGGAACGATCTGTGGAAAACCGGCCGCACGCACCTGATGGATGCCACACCGCTGACGCTGGGGCAGGAATGGTCAGGCTACGCCGCCATGCTGGCAGCGGCCATGGCCGATCTGGCGCATGTGCAGCCGGTCCTGCACGAGCTGACGCTGGGCGGCACGGCGGTTGGCAGCGGCATCAACGCACCGCCCGGCTTTGCCGACGAAGTGATTGCCCGCCTGGCGGCGGAAACCGGCCTGCCCCTGCGGCCGGTGGCCAACCGTTTTGCCGCCCAGGGCGCGCACGATGCGCTGGTGCGACTGTCGGCCGCGCTGCGTACGCTGGCAGGTTCCCTGTTCAAGATTGCCAACGACATCCGCCTGCTGGCCAGCGGGCCGCGCTGCGGTCTGGCCGAATTGCAGCTGCCGGCCAACGAGCCGGGATCATCGATCATGCCCGGCAAGGTCAACCCGACCCAGTGCGAGGCCCTGACCATGCTGGCGCTGCAAGTGATGGGCAACGACATGGCCGTGACGCTGGGCAATGCCTCGGGCTGGCTGGAAATGAACGTCTACAAGCCGCTGATCATCCACAACCTGTTGCAGTCGCTGCGTCTTCTGGCCGACGGCATGACGAGCTTCGGACGTTATCTGGTGGAAGGTTGCCGGCCTGATCCAGCCCGGCTGGCACAGTGGCTGGAGGCTTCACTGATGCGGGTCACCGCGCTCACGCCGCACATCGGCTACGAACGGGCGGCGGCGATTGCCCGCCATGCCCACGAAAACGGGCTGACCCTGCGCGAGGCGGCCACCGGTTTCGGACAGGTGGCCGAAACCGATTTCAGCCGCTGGCTGGCGGAGGCCCAGCGGCGCGGCTAGCGCGTCGCCGACAGGAAAAACGCCACCCCGGGCCTCGTTGCCGAGGCCCGGGTTCCCTGTGGCGTGAGCCGATCCCCCTCCCGGCTCCCGGAGTCAAAAACGTGATACGCCCTTTGCGTTGCGCCGGGCTTAAGATGCCATGGCGCCCGTGTGACGGTTTTTTGCCTGTTGCTACAAATTTTTTTGCCGGCCAAATCCGGCATGCTGGTTATCCATTACAATCTGCCCGTGTTTTTGCCGCGACTGGCGCTGTCAGCCCGCACCGGCAAGCGTTCTCCGGGTGTTGCCATGAAGTTCGAGCTGTACCAGCGGCAGGAAATCGTCTTGTTCCTGAAGGAAAGCGAACAGAACACGCCTCCGCACTATCACAACTTCATCGAACTGATCCTGCCTCAGGACAATCCCATAAGCGTCACCATCGACACTGCCGACCCCATCCATGTCTGGCCCGGGGAAATCCTGCTGATCCCGCCTTTCATTGCCCACCACATCGAAGCAGAAAACACTGACGACCGGCGCACCACGCTGAAAATCAATCTGCAAAAACTCTACCTGATGCTGGCCAACACGCCATACGCTCCGCAGATCGAGCATTTTTACCAGATCGGCTCCAACGGCCGCGTGTACCTGAACGAAACCGCCACCCAGCTTGCGGAAATCATCGACCGGATCGGCAACGAATACACCCTGCGCAATTTCAGCGACATCGTCCACGTCATCGACATCCTGTGCCAGGAGCGGCCCAGTGATGAATGGATGGTGCCCAACAAGAAAACCACGCGGGAAATGAACCTGTGCGCCACCCTCAATGACATGGTGGACAACAATCCGGGCATCGACATCAACCTGGATGAACTGGCACAGCAGTTCAACATGTCCAAATCCACCTTCTGCCGTTTCTTCAAAAAGCATTTCGGTGTTTCTTTCCACACCTGGCTGCTGGAGAAAAAGGTAAAATCGGCCTGCTGTTATTTGCAGGAACCGGACATGTCAATCCAGGCCATTTCCTACCAGCTCGGATTTTCTTCCCCGTCCCATTTTACAAAAGTATTCAAACAGCTGACCGGAACAACTCCGAAGGAATTCCGCGACAATCCGCTGGATTTCCCCCGTACGGAAAATGACGCGCTGTATTCGGACGATCACGACATGCCTTTATACCGCTAGTACTGAACCAGCCTGCCGGATTTAAAACCGGCATTACTGCCAGCAAAATCCGGAAAGCAAAAAACCATCACTTTATTGTCAAAGAACCTGGCCGACCAATCCCGCCAGCCAACTGCATGCCTGCCATACTAGCAGGCATTTTTTTCATTCAAAACCCGGCAAAAA
This genomic window from Laribacter hongkongensis DSM 14985 contains:
- a CDS encoding RsmB/NOP family class I SAM-dependent RNA methyltransferase — encoded protein: MNPAQFDAVVDALRRVLPCERPADAVLSAYFRDMRKLGAQDRHLIAETIFAVLRRRAFLTALTAPSATPRRLVIASLIKVRGLNVRELDGILTEAEKKWVVELKAAHPELDLAGRAELPEWVVDALRAGGQDDDAIVALGHSMQNSAPLDLRANTLKMRREDVLAALRAAGLELAPTPFSPVGLRVKGKPPINRHPLFLEGAVEVQDEGSQLLGLLVGARRGEMVVDFCAGAGGKTLHLGAMMASRGRLYAFDVSEKRLANLKPRLARSGLSNVTPQLIQNENDSKIKRLAGKVDRVLVDAPCSGLGTLRRNPDLKFRQSPASIAELNKTQASILARAAQLVKPGGRLVYATCSVLPAENDAIVDAFLAAHPEFSETPVNTLLEQAGVALDTGSRLRLLPGVHSTDGFFAAVLTRTPPVDEQEVDEQENEPAEAFETAGPTDESE
- a CDS encoding chloride channel protein, with the translated sequence MQRNFLPDWFTHPTKRRARRVNRRVRAFYLSRALTRQRLALWGGALLVGLAGVVLTWGSKLASLGTQAAYALSPWWMLVWTPLMFMLSLLIVQVCAPGAAGGGIAQTIATLERRGAFLRERFLTFRVAVVKVLATLTGISAGGTFGYEGPIIQIGAALTHSLGRRLGIHSENAIRTTILAGGAASVAAAFNTPLAGIVFAIEEMGRSFEPRASGIILTAVILAGLITMAAFGNYDYFGTTAIHFRALGGSQLAAVLLTGVICGAFGALAARAMLAVSTGSRSRLLAWRGRQPMLFAAVCGVLIALIGIATHGESFGTGYNEAHRIVTGNAQGLEWFGIVKLFTMLVSQISGVTGGVLAPSLAIGAGFGYDIGRLLPEVHPQAMALLGMVGFFAGFSRSPLTGLVVVMEMTESPSMIVPLMVTALIASGVSRQFNRKSLYEAQAQLLLSALVPPPATRKDN
- the grxD gene encoding Grx4 family monothiol glutaredoxin, translating into MRDVTAEIRQQITDNPVVLYMKGSAQFPQCGFSARAVQILKACGVDRPVTFNVLEDPEIRQGIKDFSGWPTIPQLYIKGEFIGGSDIMTEMFQSGELQPLVAEALAGH
- the upp gene encoding uracil phosphoribosyltransferase, with translation MNLTVVNHPLVQHKLGLLREGDISTNKFRTITHELARLLAYEATRDFELEPITIDGWCGKIEVQQIKGKKVTVVPILRAGLGMLDGVLDLVPSAKISVVGLYRNEETLEPVPYFDKFVDSLDERIALIIDPMLATGGSMVATIDLLKRKGCKSIRAIVMVAAPEGIKVVNEAHPDVPVFTASLDSHLNEQGYIIPGLGDAGDKIFGTKHS
- a CDS encoding uracil-xanthine permease family protein yields the protein MLNHLKQAVAGAQILFVAFGALVLVPLLTGLNPAMALLGAGIGTLLFQLCTGRKVPIFLGSSFAFIAPIIYATQTWGLPSTMFGLFAAGFMYFVFAALVRWRGMDAVNKLLPPVVIGPVIMIIGLSVATVASSMAMGRAGGEQVIPYTDALLLAAVSLATTVMVSIFARGMFRLVPILAGVIVGYVVAAFMGLVDFGKIANAPWFAVPHFVTPEVNWAAALFMLPVAIAPAIEHIGGVMAISGVTGKDYTKTPGLHRTLAGDGLGVCVAGLIGGPPVTTYAEVTGAVMITRNFNPVVMTWAAVFAICMAFFGKFNALLQSIPMPVMGGIMVLLFGTIASIGLKTLIEAKTDLMAPKNLVIVSVVLTAGIGALELKLGSFTLVGVGLCSILAIVLNWILPQGKHHDGIAEGQDV
- a CDS encoding energy transducer TonB; its protein translation is MDIKSSPAATAGTLLLHGALLLALWQTATSRITAAPAMPQATQVELLSLDTPEPAPAASVPAPAPATPQKPATSRTQAAATPSRPENRPRSHAAQDTAASPVPAESSSSPHTSAPATSSAPAAPGSQRGTTDGSAHEAPPSFTADYLANPAPAYPPLSQELGESGQVRLRVAVDASGAPSQVEIAESSGFTRLDRAALSAVKRWRFVPARRGSEAVAGRVIVPIHFNLKTLQG
- a CDS encoding MotA/TolQ/ExbB proton channel family protein — encoded protein: MDVSLVMQQGDAVLIGVFALLLAMSLGSWWLILQRSLVLACLSRQARQWSRQFWAADSLDSARGQLGSPLPHARIATAGLEGLDHYRQHAQRSLGAACGLDEFLVRTIRMALSRETGRLESGLTWLATVGSIAPFVGLFGTVWGIYHALVGIAAEGQVSIGTVSGPIGEALVATAAGLFAAIPAVVAYNAFTRVNRVLSQDMDSFAHDLHAQLLTVAGGEHGLR
- a CDS encoding ExbD/TolR family protein translates to MAFGSFSRDSHAPMAEINTTPLVDVMLVLLVVFIVTAPLLTHSVAVALPRASAEQHVDRPEAIRLTLDTTGQLFWNDAPLELDALPERLRASVAVTPDVSVQLRADRDTRYDTVAQVMAAARSAGVERLGFITEAR
- a CDS encoding TonB-dependent receptor, which encodes MKFLKESPAIRSMARLPAHATVACALAGTPLLSLAETPAGDTVLAPVKVTGQRTDNPDYGSSLTSVGKMPMAQRDIPQSTTVITRQLMDDQQDTTLREALRNVSGLTINAGEGGASGDSFTLRGYSVATDLFLDGVRDAGQYSRDTFNYERVDILRGATSMLYGRGSTGGVINQVSKSAHLGDRSDLELSVGTDDYYRSTVDLNRQTGDNSAVRLNLMGQKSDSWRDGPEFNRFGVAPTFRWGIGTPTEVELSYFYLKENNVPDYGVPYNPVTKEPIDKPGTFYGLPDYDYEDTTTQIATATVKHRFSPTASIKNTLRYGQYERDLMPSAPRLNAAGAPTDNTPMKLEHKTRLGELDIWSNQTDFNFKLFTGPLTHNILTGAEIGRETSDVTSWRHKSGANLTGGTVGNPDHNLRPSDPTPVITGQTEFTVDTLAVYLQDMIEFTPEWKLLLGARWDRFDGDYTRMTVSGTTPVTEHYTRKDSVLSYRIGPLWQPSESQSYYAAFGTSFNPSGEAYSLDPKGSNTPPEKNRNIEIGAKWDLLDGDLLLRTAVFRTEKTNERNTDTDASPDEYLLSGARRTDGVEFEIAGRLTANWQVFAGAAIMDPKITRAVGNDAFKVGQRPENAPKHTYNLWTTYKFAEGWKIGGGLNAVGRRWAQPTLSGANSLPGYIRWDGMIGYETRSWEAQLNVYNLTDTTWYEGLYRGHAVPGTARSARLTVNFKL